In Sphingomonas phyllosphaerae, one DNA window encodes the following:
- a CDS encoding helix-turn-helix domain-containing protein — MTPVQFQKQVRLQEARRRLVAAEEVASVGFAIGYESLSQFSRDYRRLFGAPPGRDAAAMRAQLVPEPALP, encoded by the coding sequence ATGACGCCGGTGCAGTTCCAGAAGCAGGTCCGCTTGCAGGAAGCACGCCGCCGCCTGGTCGCCGCCGAGGAGGTCGCGAGCGTCGGCTTCGCGATCGGTTACGAAAGCCTGTCGCAGTTCAGCCGCGACTATCGCCGCCTGTTCGGGGCACCGCCGGGGCGCGATGCGGCAGCGATGCGCGCGCAACTGGTGCCGGAGCCGGCTCTCCCCTGA
- a CDS encoding AraC family transcriptional regulator N-terminal domain-containing protein — translation MTTLSDLARLIERHWFAHGRETPIPGLLITRAEEPTGIIRTVYRPSFCLVVQGAKMSMLGPMPYHYAEGQCLLASVHLPVTSRIVRASADAPYLALSLAIEPVTVAELVAEQASAPGPAPAFNALATSDHDPALRDPLRRLLDLLDHPADQAVLAPLIRREIVWRLLGGTLGPALRQMGLVDTQAARIGRATAFIRDHYAETLRVADLAALAGMSVPGFHRHF, via the coding sequence ATGACGACGCTATCAGACCTTGCCCGACTGATCGAGCGCCATTGGTTCGCCCATGGTCGCGAAACGCCGATCCCGGGCCTGCTCATCACTCGCGCGGAGGAGCCGACCGGCATTATCCGCACGGTCTATCGGCCGTCCTTCTGCCTCGTTGTGCAGGGCGCGAAGATGTCGATGCTGGGGCCGATGCCCTATCATTATGCCGAGGGCCAATGCCTGCTCGCCTCGGTCCACCTGCCAGTCACGTCACGCATCGTGCGGGCGAGCGCCGACGCGCCCTATCTGGCACTATCGCTGGCGATCGAGCCGGTGACCGTGGCTGAACTGGTGGCGGAGCAGGCAAGCGCGCCGGGGCCGGCCCCCGCGTTCAACGCGCTGGCGACCAGCGACCATGACCCGGCGCTGCGCGATCCTCTCAGGCGGCTGCTCGATCTGCTCGACCATCCGGCCGACCAGGCGGTGCTCGCTCCCCTGATCCGGCGCGAGATCGTCTGGCGGCTGCTCGGCGGCACGCTGGGGCCGGCGTTGCGCCAGATGGGTCTGGTCGACACCCAAGCCGCGCGCATCGGGCGCGCGACGGCGTTCATCCGCGATCATTATGCCGAGACGCTGCGCGTGGCCGACCTCGCCGCGCTGGCGGGCATGAGCGTCCCCGGCTTCCACCGCCATTTCTAG
- a CDS encoding aldo/keto reductase, whose protein sequence is MRMRQLGHSGLFVSELCLGTMTFGGSEGIWGQIGQLRQDEADALVRTALDAGINFIDTANVYAGGESERILGQSLKNIGVARDDVVIATKVLGPMGDGPNARGASRGHILSQCKQSLSRLGLDHIDLYQIHGFDPATPIEETLEALDTLVRHGHVRYLGLSNWAAWQVVKAVGIAEARRLAPILSLQAYYTLVGRDLERDIVPMLRSEKIGLMVWSPLAGGYLSGKYDGEGQAADGRRANFDFPPVDRTRGSMVIPEMRRIAEAKGCTVAQVALAWLLQQPVVTSVIVGAKRVDQLTDNIAATQLSLDADDLAALDAVTKLPAEYPGWMLERQGGYRA, encoded by the coding sequence ATGCGTATGCGCCAGCTTGGCCATAGCGGCCTGTTCGTGTCCGAACTTTGCCTGGGCACCATGACCTTCGGCGGCAGCGAGGGCATCTGGGGCCAGATCGGCCAGCTTCGCCAGGACGAAGCCGATGCGTTGGTCCGGACCGCGCTCGATGCGGGCATCAACTTCATCGACACCGCCAATGTCTATGCCGGCGGCGAGAGCGAGCGCATCCTCGGCCAGTCGCTCAAGAATATCGGCGTCGCTCGCGATGATGTCGTGATCGCGACTAAGGTGCTGGGACCGATGGGCGACGGACCCAATGCGCGCGGCGCCTCGCGCGGCCACATCCTCAGCCAGTGCAAGCAGAGCCTCTCGCGGCTGGGGCTCGATCATATTGACCTCTACCAGATCCACGGCTTCGACCCTGCCACGCCGATCGAGGAGACGCTGGAGGCGCTCGACACGCTCGTCCGCCATGGTCACGTCCGCTATCTCGGCCTGTCCAACTGGGCGGCGTGGCAGGTGGTGAAGGCGGTCGGCATCGCCGAGGCGCGGCGGCTTGCGCCGATCCTGTCGCTCCAGGCCTATTACACGCTGGTCGGGCGCGATCTGGAGCGAGATATCGTCCCGATGCTGCGGTCCGAGAAGATCGGGCTGATGGTGTGGAGTCCGCTGGCGGGCGGCTATCTGTCGGGCAAGTACGATGGCGAAGGTCAGGCGGCGGATGGCCGGCGCGCCAACTTCGACTTTCCGCCGGTCGATCGTACCCGTGGTTCGATGGTGATCCCGGAGATGCGCCGCATCGCCGAGGCGAAGGGCTGCACCGTCGCGCAGGTCGCGCTCGCCTGGCTGCTCCAGCAGCCGGTGGTGACGAGCGTGATCGTCGGGGCCAAGCGGGTCGACCAGCTTACCGACAATATCGCGGCGACCCAGCTTTCGCTCGACGCGGACGATCTCGCCGCGCTCGATGCGGTGACCAAGCTGCCAGCGGAATATCCTGGCTGGATGCTGGAGCGCCAAGGCGGCTATCGCGCCTGA
- a CDS encoding metallophosphoesterase family protein: MKIGVIADAHGNLAALEAVQDAMTAAAPDLIVNLGDLVSGPFDPAGSAELQMRSGYHTIAGNHERQLQDDSQGAFDVLARPLLTQEHWAWIERLPATLTLCDGDVFACHGSPAGGDLEYLLEDVTSGRATLDADVVIRPRLQGIGSASLVLCGHTHTPRMVAVDGVLIVNPGSVGMPCYRDRGATPHVMEAGSPLARYAIVERRHAGWAAQLHGVPYDYEIAARQAEAFGFSAFAHTARTGRIPPG, translated from the coding sequence TTGAAGATCGGGGTTATTGCCGACGCCCATGGAAATCTGGCCGCTCTGGAGGCCGTCCAGGACGCGATGACCGCCGCCGCGCCGGACCTGATCGTCAATCTGGGGGACCTTGTGTCCGGCCCGTTCGATCCGGCGGGAAGTGCTGAGCTTCAGATGCGTTCCGGCTATCACACCATCGCAGGGAACCACGAACGGCAGTTGCAGGATGACAGCCAAGGAGCCTTCGACGTTCTGGCGCGGCCGCTCCTGACCCAAGAGCATTGGGCATGGATCGAGCGCCTGCCCGCGACGCTCACGCTTTGCGACGGCGACGTCTTCGCCTGCCATGGCAGCCCGGCCGGCGGAGATCTGGAATATCTGCTCGAGGACGTGACATCGGGCCGCGCGACGCTGGATGCTGACGTCGTCATCCGGCCGCGCTTGCAGGGGATCGGGTCGGCCAGTCTGGTGCTGTGCGGGCACACGCATACGCCGCGCATGGTGGCGGTCGATGGCGTGCTGATCGTCAATCCCGGTAGTGTCGGGATGCCGTGCTACCGGGATCGGGGCGCGACCCCACACGTCATGGAGGCGGGCAGCCCGCTGGCGCGCTACGCCATCGTCGAACGTCGTCACGCCGGATGGGCCGCCCAACTGCACGGCGTACCCTATGACTATGAGATCGCGGCGCGTCAGGCGGAGGCTTTCGGCTTTTCGGCCTTTGCCCATACCGCCCGGACCGGTCGTATCCCGCCCGGCTGA
- a CDS encoding winged helix DNA-binding domain-containing protein, with the protein MAAQGFGRARPDRPSVRHLRSTAERLNLFQIDSVNVLTRAHYLPAFSRLGSYDRAFLEGDAWGPKRQRRMFEYWAHEASLLPLDLHPLLRWRMARAERGEIGYQALRRFATERRAEADAVLERITGEGPLAAADFENGASRSGWWEWSHVKHALEWLFWSGQITTATRRGSFARLYDLTERVIPPAVLALPTPSVEAAQRALIERSARALGVATASDLRDYFRLKPAEADHAIADLAEHGVLVPVRVESWSQKAWMHRDATMARRVCSAALLAPFDPLIWERARAERLFGFHYRIEIYVPQDRRTHGYYVLPFLMDEALVARVDLKADRQAGLLLAHRITLEPGAPADTLPRLEVELERMAAWLGLDAVRIGAVVHRGRGC; encoded by the coding sequence TTGGCAGCTCAGGGCTTTGGTCGCGCGCGTCCCGACCGTCCGTCCGTTCGCCACCTGCGCAGCACCGCCGAGCGGCTTAACCTGTTCCAGATCGATAGCGTCAACGTGCTGACGCGGGCGCACTATCTGCCGGCATTCTCACGTCTCGGCAGCTATGACCGTGCGTTTCTGGAGGGCGATGCGTGGGGGCCGAAACGCCAGCGGCGCATGTTCGAATATTGGGCGCATGAGGCATCGCTGCTGCCGCTCGACCTCCACCCGCTGCTCCGCTGGCGCATGGCGCGGGCCGAGCGTGGCGAGATCGGCTATCAGGCGCTGCGGCGGTTCGCGACCGAGCGCCGGGCCGAGGCGGATGCCGTGCTCGAACGCATCACCGGCGAAGGCCCGCTGGCGGCGGCCGACTTCGAGAACGGGGCCAGCCGCAGTGGATGGTGGGAATGGAGCCACGTCAAGCACGCGCTCGAATGGCTGTTCTGGTCCGGGCAGATCACCACCGCGACCCGGCGGGGCAGCTTCGCGCGCCTGTACGACCTGACCGAACGGGTCATTCCGCCAGCGGTACTGGCGCTCCCAACGCCATCGGTTGAGGCGGCGCAACGCGCCTTGATCGAACGGAGTGCCCGTGCGCTGGGCGTCGCTACCGCCAGTGATCTGCGCGACTATTTCCGGTTGAAGCCCGCCGAAGCCGATCACGCCATCGCCGATCTGGCGGAGCATGGCGTGCTGGTGCCGGTCCGGGTCGAGAGCTGGAGTCAGAAGGCATGGATGCATCGCGACGCGACCATGGCGCGTCGGGTGTGCAGCGCTGCCTTGCTCGCGCCGTTCGACCCGTTGATCTGGGAGCGGGCCCGCGCCGAACGCCTGTTCGGCTTCCACTATCGCATCGAAATCTATGTGCCGCAGGATCGGCGCACGCACGGCTATTACGTGCTGCCCTTCCTGATGGACGAGGCGCTGGTCGCCCGGGTCGATCTCAAGGCGGATCGGCAGGCCGGGCTGCTGCTCGCGCACCGCATCACGCTGGAACCGGGAGCGCCCGCCGATACGCTGCCCCGGCTTGAGGTCGAGCTCGAGCGGATGGCGGCATGGCTCGGTTTGGACGCCGTCCGCATCGGCGCGGTCGTGCATCGCGGTAGAGGGTGTTGA
- a CDS encoding M20/M25/M40 family metallo-hydrolase — translation MKHLRPLTLALLLATPAAAQRSAPPTPPAVDPQVAALRDAALKDDVAYDIVEGLTTEVGQRLAGTEAEARARDWAVRKLTALGFSNVRAEPYRMPVWVRGDETAEIVAPVPQKLALAALGNSASTGPRGVTAELVVFPSYTEFANAPAAAIRDKIVYIGNAMQPTQDGSSYGSSGTARFTGPATASQRGAAAIVIRSIGTDTHRLPHTGTTTFPAGVKPIPAAALSAPDAMLIERLAKRGQPIRLKLLLTPKMIGERESGNVIAEVPGTDPAAGVVLVGGHLDSWDLGTGAIDDASGIAITAAAAKRIMDSGQRPRRTIRVVWFGAEEVGGFGGAAYAKRHGTERHATASESDFGADRVWRFETQLPDSASAVTARLASALAPLGIVAGSGRAGDGTDIAPTIATGVAGVDLNQSGQRYFDTHHTPDDTLDRVDPEQLRQNVAAWTTMLAIVANAPEEIGAVPRP, via the coding sequence ATGAAGCATCTTCGCCCGCTGACGCTCGCCCTGCTCCTCGCCACCCCCGCCGCCGCGCAGCGCAGCGCGCCGCCGACGCCGCCCGCGGTCGATCCACAGGTCGCCGCGCTGCGTGATGCCGCGCTGAAGGACGACGTCGCCTATGACATCGTCGAGGGGCTGACGACTGAGGTCGGGCAGCGACTGGCGGGCACCGAGGCTGAGGCGCGCGCGCGCGACTGGGCAGTCAGGAAGCTGACCGCGCTCGGCTTCAGCAACGTTCGCGCCGAGCCGTACCGGATGCCGGTATGGGTGCGCGGCGACGAAACCGCCGAGATCGTCGCGCCGGTGCCGCAGAAGCTGGCGCTCGCCGCGCTCGGCAATTCGGCGAGCACCGGCCCGCGCGGGGTGACCGCCGAGCTGGTGGTCTTCCCCTCCTACACCGAATTCGCCAACGCCCCCGCCGCCGCGATCCGCGACAAGATCGTCTATATCGGCAATGCGATGCAGCCGACGCAGGACGGGTCGAGCTATGGCAGCAGCGGCACCGCGCGCTTCACCGGGCCGGCGACGGCATCGCAGAGGGGCGCCGCGGCGATCGTGATCCGCTCGATCGGCACCGACACGCACCGGCTGCCGCATACCGGCACCACCACCTTCCCCGCAGGCGTCAAGCCGATCCCGGCCGCCGCGCTCTCCGCGCCCGACGCGATGCTGATTGAGCGGCTGGCAAAGCGCGGGCAGCCGATCCGCCTCAAGCTGCTGCTGACCCCGAAGATGATCGGCGAGCGCGAATCGGGCAACGTCATCGCCGAGGTGCCGGGCACCGATCCCGCGGCCGGCGTGGTGCTGGTCGGCGGGCATCTCGACAGCTGGGATCTCGGCACCGGCGCGATCGACGACGCGAGCGGCATCGCGATCACCGCCGCTGCCGCGAAGCGGATCATGGACAGCGGACAGCGTCCGCGCCGCACGATCCGCGTCGTGTGGTTCGGCGCCGAGGAAGTCGGCGGCTTCGGCGGTGCCGCCTATGCCAAACGGCATGGGACCGAACGCCATGCCACCGCCTCCGAAAGCGATTTCGGCGCCGATCGCGTCTGGCGGTTCGAGACGCAGCTGCCCGACTCCGCCAGCGCGGTGACCGCGCGGCTGGCCAGCGCCCTCGCCCCGCTCGGCATCGTCGCCGGCAGCGGGCGCGCGGGCGATGGCACCGATATCGCACCGACGATCGCGACCGGCGTGGCCGGTGTCGACCTCAACCAGTCCGGGCAGCGCTATTTCGATACGCACCACACGCCCGACGACACGCTCGACCGCGTCGATCCCGAACAATTGCGCCAGAATGTCGCGGCTTGGACGACGATGCTCGCGATCGTCGCCAACGCACCCGAAGAGATCGGCGCAGTACCGCGACCGTGA
- the ettA gene encoding energy-dependent translational throttle protein EttA — translation MAVQYTYVMKGLTKTFPGANKPVLNNIHLQFLPSAKIAIIGPNGSGKSTLMKIMAGMDPDFVGEAWAADGIRVGYLAQEPLLDPTKDVMGNVKDGVRPVADLVDRFNAISAEMGDPQDDTDFDALMEEMGDLQARIDAVDGWALDSQLEQAMEALRCPPGDSAVTNLSGGEKRRVALCKLLLEKPDILLLDEPTNHLDAESVSWLENYLKEYTGNVILVTHDRYFLDNVVNWVLELDRGRYYTYESNYSGYLEKKAKRLEQEEREEAGKQKAIADELAWMRQTPKARQTKSKARIRAFDELMEKQENRVAGKAAILIQLPSRLGGKVIEAKGLTKAYGDKLLFDNLDFTLPPGGIVGVIGPNGAGKSTLFKLITGQESPDAGTIEVGSTVKLGYVDQSRDDLDPNKNVWQEISDELEVFRFGKQEMGTRAYVGAFNFRGPDQQKKVGQLSGGERNRVHMAKMLKEGGNVLLLDEPTNDLDVETLRALEEALETFAGCAVVISHDRFFLDRLCTHILAFEGDSHVEWFEGNYESYEEDKRRRLGDAADRPTRLAYKKLTR, via the coding sequence ATGGCCGTCCAGTATACCTATGTCATGAAGGGTCTGACCAAGACCTTCCCGGGCGCGAACAAGCCCGTCCTCAACAACATTCACCTGCAGTTCCTGCCGTCGGCCAAGATCGCGATCATCGGGCCGAACGGCTCGGGCAAGTCGACGCTGATGAAGATCATGGCCGGCATGGACCCCGATTTCGTCGGCGAGGCCTGGGCGGCGGACGGCATTCGCGTCGGCTATCTCGCGCAGGAGCCGCTGCTCGATCCGACCAAGGACGTGATGGGCAACGTCAAGGACGGCGTGCGCCCGGTCGCAGACCTCGTCGATCGCTTCAACGCGATCTCGGCGGAGATGGGCGATCCGCAGGACGACACCGATTTCGACGCGCTGATGGAGGAGATGGGCGATCTTCAGGCGAGGATCGACGCGGTCGACGGCTGGGCACTCGACAGCCAGCTCGAACAGGCGATGGAGGCGCTCCGCTGCCCGCCCGGCGACTCCGCGGTCACCAACCTGTCCGGCGGTGAGAAGCGCCGCGTCGCGCTGTGCAAGCTGTTGCTGGAGAAGCCCGACATCCTGCTGCTCGACGAGCCGACCAACCACCTCGACGCCGAAAGCGTGTCGTGGCTGGAGAACTACCTCAAGGAATATACCGGCAACGTCATTCTCGTCACCCACGATCGCTACTTCCTCGACAATGTCGTGAACTGGGTGCTCGAGCTGGATCGCGGGCGCTATTACACCTACGAGTCGAACTATTCGGGCTATCTCGAGAAGAAGGCGAAGCGGCTCGAGCAGGAAGAGCGCGAGGAAGCCGGCAAGCAGAAGGCGATCGCCGACGAGCTGGCGTGGATGCGCCAGACGCCCAAGGCGCGCCAGACCAAGAGCAAGGCCCGTATCCGCGCATTCGACGAGCTGATGGAGAAGCAGGAGAATCGCGTCGCCGGCAAGGCCGCGATCCTGATCCAGCTTCCCTCGCGACTGGGCGGCAAGGTGATCGAGGCCAAGGGGCTGACCAAGGCGTACGGCGACAAATTGCTGTTCGACAACCTCGACTTCACGCTGCCGCCGGGCGGGATCGTCGGCGTGATCGGGCCGAACGGCGCGGGCAAGTCGACGCTGTTCAAGCTCATCACCGGGCAGGAATCGCCGGATGCGGGGACGATCGAGGTCGGCTCGACGGTCAAGCTCGGCTATGTCGACCAGAGCCGCGACGACCTCGATCCGAACAAGAACGTCTGGCAGGAAATCTCCGACGAGCTGGAAGTCTTCCGTTTCGGCAAGCAGGAGATGGGGACGCGCGCCTATGTCGGCGCGTTCAACTTCCGCGGGCCGGACCAGCAGAAGAAGGTCGGCCAGCTCTCGGGCGGTGAGCGCAACCGCGTCCACATGGCCAAGATGCTGAAGGAGGGCGGCAACGTCCTGCTGCTCGACGAACCGACCAACGACCTCGACGTCGAGACGCTGCGCGCGTTGGAAGAGGCGCTGGAGACGTTCGCGGGCTGTGCGGTGGTCATCAGCCACGATCGCTTCTTCCTCGATCGGCTGTGCACGCATATCCTCGCGTTCGAGGGCGACAGCCACGTCGAGTGGTTCGAGGGCAATTACGAAAGCTACGAGGAAGACAAGCGCCGCCGGCTCGGCGACGCCGCCGACCGCCCGACGCGGCTGGCGTACAAGAAGCTGACGCGCTGA
- a CDS encoding Uma2 family endonuclease codes for MTVQERLRPGKYRLTVEDYLRLAADGTFGDRRTELIEGDIWIMSPAYTPHARIQAALALAIGHALRRDPGLMLLIAPSVKLFDDTMPEPDLVVAADHGDGMLPGEKVRLVIEVADSTLASDLTLKRALYARAGIAEYWTVDVKGGVIHQLWQPSGEDYAERRVVRFGDVLTASTLPWLTVATTDL; via the coding sequence ATGACGGTGCAGGAACGCCTCCGCCCCGGGAAATACCGACTGACGGTCGAGGACTATCTTCGATTGGCAGCGGACGGAACGTTCGGCGATCGACGGACCGAATTGATCGAGGGGGACATCTGGATCATGAGTCCGGCGTACACGCCGCATGCCCGGATACAGGCCGCACTTGCGTTGGCGATCGGGCACGCCTTGCGGCGCGATCCCGGGCTGATGCTGCTGATCGCGCCGTCGGTCAAACTGTTCGACGACACGATGCCCGAGCCAGACCTTGTGGTGGCAGCCGACCATGGCGACGGTATGTTGCCGGGTGAGAAGGTCCGTCTGGTAATCGAGGTCGCCGATAGCACGCTTGCTAGCGATCTGACGCTGAAACGGGCGCTTTACGCCCGTGCCGGGATCGCCGAATATTGGACCGTCGACGTCAAGGGCGGCGTTATCCACCAGCTATGGCAACCGTCGGGTGAGGACTATGCCGAACGTCGCGTCGTGCGGTTCGGCGACGTCCTTACCGCCTCGACTTTACCCTGGCTAACCGTGGCGACGACTGACCTTTAG